One Besnoitia besnoiti strain Bb-Ger1 chromosome VIII, whole genome shotgun sequence DNA segment encodes these proteins:
- a CDS encoding hypothetical protein (encoded by transcript BESB_082910) gives MWVPAGGGAPGGAGLLSPLSRDERAPGAARAPAKDAGNPDARGEKKKEKDMPMERASVLQLFFISLDGVFAAPPPLPAKRGAAEKGSARKQKSVKADEGDVRMDEEDEDSGDQTRAAGKQGQASATGNEEVDRDDQVASMALEARLQLNPFDADAWDALLEANESAEIYERVLASFPTSANYWRRYAESLYSSGQIHAASAVYKRCIHACPHLDLWLSYLRFLYRVGSLHDFLQNLRRAVEKVGFDRRSGSLWMELLALYIRVHNTLLLLKGNTQGLLAAPNVPGSNASGLSATPLLASEEEQRSFCRPLSAAAGSLAEKLADVNILRTAFQQCLCTAIDGLDGVWAAYCAFERSVGVSNTQLAAKLTAEAGLHYDASKHAYQEIVALAKDIDPLMLAVPLHEAAKAQQPQLEAWRALLRFEKRNPLRLQATPLLRRLTHLFQSCLLSCAFVADFWIDFFQLLLAHNHRHKAVDVMRRAIEQFLPDDELLHLVLADFLESRRLVNAADAVYRAALALQAQLRANPSQLSQLLPEASPQGETPAGVASAVMLIRYLDFVRRSHGETAWRASFYEIAKLQQDCPWEVFLAYAEAEWRIYRSEANALRALRIAFPRFRLHPHFIVAYVDFLVSISRLDAARELFRVSVYTLQRERGTGSSLLWRKWIRLELRYGDMATLQAVIDLRAQQRAQLPLEDPSLLESQAGLGVSAAALDAPDAAIRERAEVAVLCSRNALARSGGGRDKADAGGVEREDLARAKVAVRRRQFMGGDSLNEIADCYQMMGHLAPRSSLLRLFLAEVEDADAEDVFAAVLGEDDEGRGEACFEDTEDDECRRDGERSQATRRKTARSGKARKDGAASGRAPQEQHGKTDLEGVAEPSGSPEASGGASGAGYASKLLAETAKRKFAEMAPEKPEAEAFDGPPVDPPKALCDLIALLPKNDMRNFVDADLVEYTMAALNGLGLPEVPESERVPIPVKDLLALRHTQLQCFRAMQIQQQQQQAALQRGPKLSSGSGSGTDGPGAGPTAEEEQDSDSRGGPSPSPFPDRRSSSRPRPLFGERRRGEAGPDGRGGPPRRSGDILSAALSDISSGDDEDPHAADLELFEGAAEGLVPPAYLHQFHPHLHPPGHAPVAGGPATPWAVAHAAGGLLPPAAAGAPPPHVAAGVRAAAGGSAYPLPHQQLVYPAQEVFVGPAPGALPARGVPGGEAVVAGALGPPVFPVGGAVPHGWMLPGGPPPAALHGPPLGALPAAVPYGHVYPHMHPLPGPAALGPRIDVPPGWPAVPGFLGGLFGGAGLPKATRRRAEAE, from the exons ATGTGGGTGCCGGCGGGAGGAGGAGCcccggggggggcgggccttctgtctcctctctcgcgcgacgagcgagcgccgggggccgcgcgggcgcctgcgaaggACGCCGGCAAccccgacgcgcgcggagagaagaagaaggagaaggacaTGCCCATGGAGCGCGCGAGTGTGCTCCAACTCTTTTTCATTTCACTGGatggcgtcttcgccgcgccgccgccgctccctgCGAAGAggggcgctgcagaaaaggGCAGCGCACGAAAGCAGAAGAGCGTCAAGGCAGACGAGGGGGATGTAAGGatggacgaagaggacgaggataGCGGCGACCAGACCCGCGCAGCAGGAAAGCAGGGCCAAGCCTCCGCGACGGGGAACGAAGAGGTCGACAGAGACGACCAGGTGGCCTCCATGGCTCTTGAGGCGAGGCTGCAACTGAATCCCTTCGACGCCGATGCGTGGGACGCACTTCTGGAG GCGAACGAGAGCGCGGAGATCTACGAGCGCGTCCTGGCGAGTTTCCCCACGAGTGCCAATTACTGGCGGAGATATGCGGAGTCTCTCTACAGCAGCGGACAGATCcatgccgcctctgcggtctACAAGCGCTGCATCCACGCTTGTCCTCACCTAG ACCTCTGGCTTTCCTATCTGCGCTTCCTGTACCGCGTGGGCAGTCTCCACGATTTCCTTCAGAACCTGCGAAGGGCGGTCGAGAAG gTTGGCTTTGATCGCCGGTCGGGTTCGCTCTGGATGGAGCTGTTGGCGCTTTACATCCGCGTCCACAACACGCTCCTGCTGCTGAAGGGCAACACGCAGGGACTCCTCGCCGCACCCAACGTCCCT GGGAGCAACGCGAGTGGGCTGTCGGCTACGCCGCTGCTAGCCTCCGAGGAAGAGCAGCGCAGCTTCTGTCGCCCGCTGAGTGCGGCAGCCGGCTCGCTCGCTGAGAAACTCGCAGACGTGAATATTCTCAGAACCGCCTTCCAGCAG TGCCTCTGTACCGCGATCGACGGCCTGGACGGCGTCTGGGCGGCGTACTGCGCGTTTGAGCGCTCCGTGGGTGTCTCCAacacgcagctcgccgcgaagcTCACTGCTGAGGCCGGGCTGCACTACGATGCTTCCAAGCACGCCTACCAG GAAATCGTCGCATTGGCGAAGGATATCGACCCCCTCATGCTCGCCGTCCCGCTTCACGAGGCTGCAAAAGCTCAGCAG CCGCAACTCGAAGCGTGGCGTGCGCTCCTGCGGTTTGAGAAGCGCAATCCATtgaggctgcaggcgacgccgctgctgcgacgTCTCACACACCTTTTCCAGAGTTGTCTGCTAAGCTGCGCGTTCGTGGCGGACTTTTGGATCGACTTCTTTCAGTTGCTGCTCGCTCACAACCATCGCCACAAAG CTGTCGATGTTATGCGGAGGGCGATCGAACAGTTCCTTCCAGACGACG AGCTCCTGCACTTAGTTTTGGCGGATTTTCTCGAGAGTCGGCGGTTGGTgaacgcggcggacgcggtgtatcgcgcggcgctggccctacaggcgcagctccgcgcgaaTCCTTCGCAGCTCTCTCAGCTCCTTCCCGAGGCatctc CCCAAGGCGAGACTCCTGCCGGCGTGGCCTCGGCCGTCATGTTGATCCGCTACCTGGACTTCGTGCGAAGATCGCAT GGCGAGACCGCGTGGCGAGCGAGCTTCTACGAGATCGCGAAGCTCCAGCAGGACTGCCCGTGGGAAGTCTTTCTGGCCTACGCCGAGGCAGAGTGGCGGATTTACCGGTCGGAGGCCAACGCactgcgggcgctgcggaTCGCCTTTCCCCGCTTCAGGCTTCACCCGCACTTCATCGTGGCCTACGTCGACTTCCTCGTCAGCATCAGCAGGCTCGACG CTGCCCGGGAGCTCTTTCGCGTGTCTGTATATACGCTGcaacgcgagcgaggcacaGGCAGCAGCCTGCTGTGGCGCAAATGGATTCGCCTGGAACTCCGCTACGGAGACAT ggcgacgctgcaggcggtgATCGACTTGCGCGCCCAGcagcgggcgcagctgccgctggaaGACCCCAGTCTGCTCGAGTCGCAGGCGGggctcggcgtctctgcggcggcgctggacgcgCCTGACGCGGCGATTCGCGAACGCGCCGAGGTCGCGGTGTTGTGCAGCCGAAACGCGCTGGCACGGagtggcggcggccgcgacaaggcagacgccggaggtgtcgagagagaagacctcgcgcgcgccaaGGTCGcggtgcgccggcggcagttCATGGGTGGAG ACAGTTTGAATGAGATCGCAGACTGCTACCAAATGATGGGTCacctggcgccgcgctcgtcgctgctgcgcttgTTTCTGGCGGAGGTGGAGGACGCTGATGCTGAGgacgtcttcgccgcggtcctgggcgaggacgacgagggccGGGGTGAGGCTTGCTTCGAGGAcacagaggacgacgagtGTCGCCGCGATGGAGAGCGCAGCCAGGCAACGCGGAGAAAGACCGCCAGAAGCGGAAAGGCGCGGAAGGACGGAGCtgcgagcggccgcgcgccgcaggagcagcACGGGAAGACGGACCTGGAGGGCGTAGCAGAACCCAGCGGTTCGCCAGAGGctagcggcggcgcctccggcgcgggcTACGCCAGCAAACTCTTGGCCGAAACCGCCAAGCGAAAGTTTGCAGAGATGGCTCCAGAGAAgcccgaggcggaggcctttGACGGCCCTCCTGTCGACCCGCCTAAGGCCTTGTGTGATTTGATCGCGCTGCTCCCGAAGAATGACATGCGAAATT TTGTCGACGCGGATCTGGTGGAATACACCATGGCGGCGCTGAACGGATTGGGCCTGCCTGAAGTCCCCGAATCCGAGCGCGTGCCCATCCCCGTGAAAGACCTGTTGGCTTTGCGTCACACGCAGCTTCAGTGCTTCAGGGCGATGCAAattcagcagcagcagcagcaggcggcgctgcagcgaggcccCAAGCTTTCCTCCGGCTCCGGGTCTGGGACCGACGGGCCAGGAGCAGGGCCGACGGCAGAA GAGGAGCAGGACTCGGATTCTCGGGGggggccgtcgccgtcgcccttccCGGATCGgcggtcttcttcgcgtccgcggccgtTGTTCGGCGAGCGGCGTCGCGGTGAGGCGGGGCCGGACGGGCGGGGGGGGCCTCCGCGGAGGTCGGGCGACATTCTCAGCGCGGCTCTGTCAGATATTtccagcggagacgacgaagacccTCACGCGGCGGACTTGGAGCTCTTCGAaggggcggcggaagggcTCGTCCCGCCTGCGTATCTGCACCAATTTCACCCGCACCTGCATCCCCCGGGCCACGCGCCGGTCGCAGGGGGCCCAGCGACGCCATGGGCggtcgcgcacgccgccgggggcttgctgccgccagcggctgctggggccccgccgcctcatgtggctgcaggcgtccgcgcggcggccgggggCAGCGCGTACCCCCTCCCCCACCAGCAGCTTGTGTACCCTGCGCAGGAGGTTTTCGTGGGtccggcgccgggcgcgctcCCCGCTCGCGGGGTCCCCGGCGGGGAGGCGGTTGTCGCGGGAGCGTTAGGCCCGCCTGTGTTCCCTGTCGGAGGCGCCGTCCCCCACGGCTGGATGCTGCCAGgcggcccgccgccggccgccctCCACGGGCCTCCTCTAGGCGCCCTTCCGGCTGCCGTCCCCTACGGGCACGTGTATCCACATATGCATCCGCTGCCGGGCCCCGCAGCGCTGGGGCCTCGGATTGACGTTCCCCCCGGGTGGCCCGCAGTCCCGGGCTTCTTGGGCGGGTTGTTCGGCGGAGCGGGTCTCCCGAAGgccacgcggcgacgcgccgaggcTGAGTGA